In Solanum lycopersicum chromosome 3, SLM_r2.1, the genomic stretch ttttaatcatttatgAACCCCTCGACCTGGCTCCGACCTCAGACCCGTCCCATCTcaagataaataataaaaggaaaCTCATTAGTAGTTGAAACGTAATTTAATCTCAATGATTAACTTCCAAAGAGAGGAAATTAGTTCCGTAATTAACTGGGTCAATGGGTTACCGGtcctttattaaatttaaaaaaaaaacatttttttcgcATGATACTAAATTACAAATTATGACGGATCCAAAGTAGAAACAGATAAGAcatattaaccaaaaaaaatctatagaaaatataatatagcCAAATGTCAACTatgtttttttactattttaaagCAACCTTTGTCTGGTAATGATTACTTTAATTACAGAGCTTTCTCTATTTAAAGAGTGATTTTTGTCGGAATACGATCTTGTAATCTAGTCACACAAGTGATAATTAAAACTATATCCCACTAAATCAATCCATTTCtatgtttaaatttaaataattaaaactcttaaaatatttataattgtaaAGTTCCAAATGAAAGTAAACTATCTttttatgtgtatgtatatatcttaaatatgatgtatatattttgattagcacgaagaaaggcgAAAATGTGTGTGTCTTATAAAGCATCCACGAATCACTCTATTACTTTCAAATTCTAGATTTGCCCGTATGACTTcatgttattgtttttgtaCTTCAAAAGAATATAATGTATCAACTGTTTCTATGCTACTTATTCTTAAATTCAGAAAGAGGAAAAGCACAAAAAGATTTCGAGAGACAAACCTCTCATTTCAAGTTACTGAAGATGCACCCCACTCTGGTCCAAATTAAGCTACTCAAGTTTTAGAAAAAATGACACAACTTAAATAGATTATCACTAATTTTACAAGACAAACTAAATATTAACTTGTTAACTTCTTGTTCCAGAGAAATACCAAAAGAATGACAAAACAGAACAGATATATTTGAGCATTTTTAACTAATTTGTTCCTTGAAGCTATTATTGACTAGAGAATCCTTTAAAATGTAATCCCATCAAAGAGAAACATTATTATCTTGGTATGGTGGTGGCAAATGGACAGATTTAGACAGACGGAAAATGGATTTAAGAATAACTTATTGCGTTACAACTCACCCATTTTAGTAGGAGTAAAAAATAAACGGGAGAAAGAAATatctcacatatttttttctatcttcatttttctaaaatctCTAAGATAAGACACTATCACTATCTCCTCAAAAATAGGCCTTGCTAGCTTCTTTGTTTTTGTAAATGGaacttcttatatatttatatatatatatatatatatatatattatcaccGGAGAATATATACCTAAAAACTATTATCTAAGAAAGAATTAGAGACCTTATAAGAACAACAAAAACAGGTAGAAATAGAAATTGGTAAAACGTTTCTGATAAGACTTACTTTCTTACACGGATGACTTTACTTAGTGAGATTGAAAAGTCTATAAAGATAGCACGGGTATGTAAAGTGAACTGATGTTTAAACACAAGTGATGCACTTAAACAATGTTCATGTATATTTCAACTTACGCCTGCAGCAGAAAATGCTACACTTTTGCGTAGGATTTGATGTCTTGAGAGACTACACAGCATCTATTAATATAGGACGTTTATGGAGCCAAGAGAAAACCAATCTGAGAAAGTCGAAACCTTCAATAACAAAAGCCAGCAAATAAGGCCAACAAAGAAAAAAGCTCATTAAACTCTAGCTGAGATTTAACCAAAACAATTAGCATTCAACTTTACAGTCAATGCAGATGATTTATGCATGACATAGGACAGCATCTTTCAAGATGAGTGAGTCCAGATCAACCAAACCACCATGTATTCAAAGTATGCAATCCTTATCAGGGAGATAGCTATTATATAAACTAAAAACATTAGAACTACATCCAATAACTAAAACAGTAACCATATTATCAAAAAACTTgaatatagatatagatatggTCTCCATATAACTATCCATAAcacaaaatcatctattgaaAGACAATGTAACACAAAATAAACATCCATAATATCTAAAATTCAACAGTGCAACATAGGAGAAGGCAAAAAAGGAAGTTCTGGATGACTTCAGAGGCAATCTAGAAAAGTGAGGTTCCCTTTCCTTTCTTGTCCCCACCTATTTCAAAATGCTTGCACCTCtgcataaaaaagaaaatgatttaacTTACCGAATATGCAAAATAAGCACTACTACATATAACAGTGATCAAATTCCATTAACAAACCTTGATTGGGTGCTGTGAAACATGTTTGCAGCCTTGGCACTGCAGCCTCAACACAATCTTCTTTGTGGTTTTAGCCTGGTTGTATCAGAAAAAAGGAAGAGGTCAGTTATTCATTAACCAATAGACCAAATATAGTGCTAAATCAGTGAATGGTTTTTCATACTTGCTGAAATTTGTTTGTATATCAATGTTACTTTGTAAAAGAGAATGCACATATCTATTCTGGATATGTTACCTTTTTGTGGAAGACAGGCTTGGTCTGACCACCATAACCTGATTGTTTCCTGTCATAACGACGCTTCCCCTGAGCAGCCAAGCTATCTTTCCCCTTCTTGTACTGTGTCACCTTATGCAAGGTGTGCTTTTTGCACTCCTTGGACTTGCAGTAGGTCTTCTTTGTCTTGGGAACGTTCACCTGCAAGAAAGAGTCACAATGAAAGATTAATATATTAAGCCACATGGAACATATGAAGGCTTTATTACATGCCAAAAGCAGGTAGAAAGCAAATCAACAATACTGGAGAAAATCATAACATatcttaagaaaaatattctaaaCGATGATAATGTTCGTGTCCTAAAGTTCCTCATCAAACAGAATAAACCATTAGCACACAGTCTATAGGCTACCCTTCAGTCTCCAATTCTGGTGCTCATTTCATTTCAGTACAAAGTCTTCCTTTCAAAATTATAGGAGCTAGAACATCAATCAAAGTTAAGTTGCACTTGATGCTTAATGATttcattactattttttattatctgttgtgtttttatgttgtttttaaCATTgctttgttataaaaaaaaaaactccttcATTCTCTACCTCACTCTACATTCCCCTCCCCAGACCATACTTAGTGGATTTACGCTGGGCATGTAACTCTTGAGCTAGGCCCATAATTAATCCTACATGATTACAGCATAGTGATATGGACTTGCTGCTATTCAATTATTAAACTGAAATGTGCTCAATGGGTACAATTCTACCAAGGAATCAGGAATAAATACCGAAAACCGCAACTACAAAAACTATATATCAGCAAACAAGAGGAACAAATTAAAAGCTCGTTCGATTCATGTACTGGATAACTTTACGATTCATCATTTCATCCAGTTTCTGAACTGAATGGGTACTTTACTATCACACAGTAAATCAATAAGAAATCAAAGAGGCGGAAAGAAGAAGCAATACCATTTTCGCAGGCCGAGAGGTTAGACAGAAATAGCAGAGAGCACAATCGCCGTTCAGCTGGTGCCGATCGAAAGCCCCAAGACACAAGAAGATGATAACTTTTATACTCCGACTTAGGGTTATGAACGATTAGGCGGGGTGGGTGGGCTCTGCTAGTGGGCCGAATCTATTGGGCTATAGTTGAGGACATTTTATTGGGCTTAATATTGTATGGACTAATTAAGCGGGCCTGTTACATGTGagttttcaaattataaatttagtattctaaaattcctttttaaaaatatctgaTTCCGctacaattaattaattgatttaaatcatactcaaataaattttgattaggtAAAAGTTCTGTGAAGTTTGATTTGGGAATTGATCAATTTGAATGTTTTCAGTTATGAAGAACATATATGATAAAATCAAGACTAGAGCAAAAACAGTGGGAAGAGACGAATCACTTTTTAGTTTTGATAGGTTGCAACTTGCATCAGATATCAATACTTTAACATGTATTTATTTGCTTTGATAAACGGTGTACATTGACGAGACAAGAATAGCGATCGTTGTTAAAGCTAAACTAGAGTTTTGAAgataaatttagaatttaaagGTTTTACGTTGGttagaatcaaaataaatatttgaagtgtAAGTTCAGTGATGTAACATATAAAATCGATAAGCAATGAAAGTTTGTTACACATTATAAATGTCagacaagaaagagaaagtTTCAAGTATCTTAAATCTATTATCAAAGAGAGTAGCAAAATCGATAAAGACGTCACATGCCATATTAATGCGGGGGGAATGAAATGGAAGCTAGTATATGAAGTCTTcatgttataaacaatttgtcaTAAGAATTCAAAGATAAATATCTACATAGTCGTAATTAGATCAATTTTACTATGAAGGGGAAGTATTAAccaattaaaacttttacatttcGAATATGTaagttaaagaaagaaaaacattatGACGAACTTTTAGACATATtatgaagaggaaaaaaaagattaaaaatgaaacattATGACGAACTTTTAGACATattatgaaggaaaaaaaaagattaaaaatgacAATTGTATGCGACTAGAATTTTGTTGATCAACGCTAAAGGGCAATGATTGTTTTACGTATTTATTTACCTGTTCTTTTAATCTTATGAGAGCTCCTTTATATATGTGTGAGCTAGATTTTTTggaatatttttaattcaaatagtTTAGAGGATTTTGGACTTGAAGAATAAgttttgtattattgatttaatgGAAGAGCccaaatatattttgaactttatttaaatcatattattttagttaaaaatattaatgtaattttattaataatcaaCAAATGTAATGTGAATTTATTAATCTCAAATAAAatgataacaattttattaaaagtatcaAATTCGACATccaattgaaaattaaaaaacttttaaaacctCAATCTCCAAATCAAATatctaaaagaattaaaaaaatatgattctatttttCAAATTGGTCCAGAACTATGGCCACCCACTACacaacattaataatattttgtttaaagaATGGATCCCTTATGCTTAGGGGCTCCCCCGCAGAAGAACGTTACAAAAGGGTCCCACCACAAAGTGGAGTGGTCTCAGCCGGCTGCTTTGAAGGGTTAACACTAATAATGTTCACATGCGTGTCTACTCactacttataatttttttttttcctttcgtattcgatatttatattagagtctgattaaatttaaattttcgtcaaaaatttcataataaaaaatagaaaaaattgtatataatagcaaactaataacctaaaataaatggagtagctaggatttgatttaattgtgttctATAGCAAACGTTTGTAAAAAATTGTCAGTTGCCTCTCTCCAAAATATCTCACatgccactctcctccaatctctcactcgtttcctcactttttatacaaacacaagtgcataaaaattgtttctaattgtataaagcagagaaaatggtataaacacatatattttgttcccctctcttcACTCtttcagatctcgctcgccactctcccaaatctcgctcgccaccctcgcatttttcacttatacaaacagaagcgaaatgtataaattgtgtttctatttgtcTAAatcgtgagaaaattgtatatacacatgcaagtacatatatttttgtcctatacacttataattatacgaTAAAAATATTCtcttgcccagtttcttttgtctttctctctttctcgttttatacaattttcaaattgtatctagtttctctcttttttcgttttatacaattcgattcaattgtatattccttgtcaagtctctttagtctttctctctttctcattttatacaaatttaaatttaatataatcgttctatacacttataataatacaattcgttttatacacttcgtttttatacaattatctatctaagtgtctttctctttcttgttttatacaatttacctcaactgtatatgtatagtgaattttatacagtttttatgtttgttatggaacgcgattatacaaattttgatatagtatataaatatgaattttttatttgctatatatgaaagttgccttaaaaaataaaatgcatcCTAATAAAATGATTTCGTATTAAGAAAATGCAAATTCAAAAGTTcttaattaagaatgaaaaaatacTTATCACTCTATCCGCACTCGTTAGACTCCACTTCTGTCATCTTCCACTGGCACCACCTCACCCGGAGATCCatatcatcattatatcatcactcCCACATGTCCTATCATTCTTCATTTTTCCAATATTTCCTCGTGGATTCTTCACGTCTCTTCCATCTCCTTTTTCCCCTTTTCACTGTTCTCTCCCCCATTccaactttttcttttacctcCACGATATTCGATACGAAGATATTTTCTATTAAAGATTTTTTGATATCAAAAAAGTCTAAGTTCAAAACATAATATTGATTTGAAATATCATTTCCCGttaagttttatataaaaattgtgtGATAGATATgctaatcattaaaaaaaagaaagttataTATGGATGatgtaaattaaattatttttaaatttagagTGTATCCGTTTAGTACAAATACGATAAATATAGAGAGAAGTATTTTAAAACGAAACGCTAATAAAAAAGTATTGCTTGAGAGCTTGGATTCCACTCGTAAATGTCATATTTTGGGTGGATGGTTGTTGGCCTAGGACCGACCACCACCTGCAGACAAGAACCCCTTTAGAAGTAACTATGGCATCATTTATACATTTACTATAATGCCCTTTTCTTACTCCTTTAACCACTCACCCCATAAATGTATAGATTTTACCTGATAAAATTAACTATCAAGCTATatactaattttttatatagtttataaatgtataaattttattttaaaaagaccGAAGAGTTTATGAGCAAACTGTAGATCATACGTAAATTGtttgacttttgaaaaataaaatttatcccATAAATTAAGACATAGAgtaacattttctttttacatGTTAGTCACTAAAGCTAATTTTATCCATCGTCTTAACATGTTTTggctttatatatttattttagtataattCTATtagataaatattgaaaatattttaaaatttgacttaaattattaattgtatttttgaattattgattGTTTTAAAAACACTTATCTACTTGACCTACTAAACTTAAATACATCTTTATCTTATAACATGAACGAAATATACTTTTAAGTTTTCATTAAGTTTAGAagtgttttttatattttttattttcatacaaGAATTTGAAACCATTTAATACATCATGTGACAGATCATGATATATTCGAGtttaattaaatgaatgttTTTTATAACTGCCAATAGTTTAATAACTAAACTATTGTTTGCATTAAGTTTATACGTATTTTcaatccttttattttttttaatgattttcttttgctttttactgtaatattattttaataaatttctattattacaatattttgttattttcgtTTTTCACAttcaaatagaatttttttttaaaacaacttttcTACCGTTCGTAGTAAAATATTCATAcactttataatttattttacaaattgCAAAGTATTATTCTTAAATTAGTggcatatataaaatttgaggaTAATACTTGGAATGCGAAAAAAATGGAGTTTTAATGCTTTGGGGGTAAAAAGGTAAATAAAAGGGTAACGGACAGGTTAGTGGtgggaaaaggaaaagaaagctGTCAAAGAGAAAGACAAGGGGAAAAAGGAAAGAAGGAAGATTTCTTCAACGAGTGAGTCTTGTGATTGTATCACCAACACCAATACCAATACCAATACCAACGCCAAAACCAACAAATGGAATCGTTTTTCTTAACCGAAACCTTTCCCCACAACTATTACACCTCCACCACCATCACTTCTCCCCATCTACTATTCTTATGCTCCCAttcttctctctcttctttttttacatCTAATTTCCAGGTAcccattttcttctcttttgtttatttttttttatatcaacaTTTGGGACTTGGggttgttttgtttttaatcAACATTTTGGACTTGGGGTTTTCTTGTGTttgatgtttcttgagttttcTGTTGTTTAAATGAAACATTTACGACTTGGGGTTTTCTTGTTTTTGGTTCTTATCAACGTTTTGGACTTGGGGTTTTCTTGTTTCTTGAGTTTTTATCGACATTTAGGACTTGGGGTTTTCTTGTTTTTGGTGTTTGAAGGATCGATCAATCTATAGGGGTATTTTCTTGATTCATTCTTGGGGTTGAGTTATTGATTTTGGAGGTTTTTATTGAGATCTTGTTGGTTTCGTTGAATATTGAGGTTGTTGGATTTATCTTGTGCTATAATTTCAGGAATATGTTTGGAGAAGGTAGCAGTGGCAACGGTTTATTTCCGGCTTCATTAGAGGGGAATCGTTTCCAGTATGATATGACTGCATTGCCTCAGCTGCAACTGTTTGGGGATGGTGAGTTTCCAGCTGACTCCAATTAGGATTTATGTTTTTGCAATATGATACTGACTAATTTGGTTCATGATTTTCCTCTGTTTGTCACGAATCTGGTAGATTGATTAATAATACAGGCTCTATGCTTTTTTGGGGGGTTTCTTGTGTGTTTGGATTTCCACATTCAGCATTGCCATGCCTAACTTTTTAGCTTGAGCTGTGAAGTCTGACTAGGGTGTTGAATCGGTTTTAGAAGATTGTTATGAACTGACCTGTATTTGTGTTACAAAGACTTCTTGTATTCTAACTGGGCTGGGCTTGTATTGCGCCCGTGCTTAATTAATTAGAGTTGATCCAGGGCATATGTGGAGATTGCCTTCTCTTCATGGTCGTTCAGTACCTCGATGCCTAAAGCATGCGGTGAAGAACTAGGACTGGTTGAGTTACTAGGTGTCTAATCCATAAATATTAGGTGAAATTAGAACAAACAAATTGCTGCTTAGCTGATGCTAATGATGACCTGCAATGCCAGCATCTCTTAGCATCTTTAGTCTATCCTGTTAAAATATAAAGTGGGACTGAAAAAGGAGACACAATCACTTCAAGCAGTGGAAAGAACAAAAGATGTGTTCTAAGTCCTTGGGCTGTTGAACAGAATTCAAATACACCGGAATGAAAAAGAAGCCAGCATGTAAAGAGTATGTGTTGATGAAGGTTTTGAGCTTATGCTGATTTTATAGAATCACTCCGTGCATTGTTCAATTCAACTAAATAGGCAAAAGACTCGTTTTAATGTTTTAAACCCGAAGCATACAAGGGACATAAAATGATAGTAGTCTGTTATTTTTGTTCAGATCACTTGAAGGGACTGTCTCGTTGTCGTTTCTTTCttcaacattatattatattttagaacaatttaatttttgtttgtttttaaacATGTATGCCATTATTTAA encodes the following:
- the LOC101253271 gene encoding large ribosomal subunit protein eL42 codes for the protein MVNVPKTKKTYCKSKECKKHTLHKVTQYKKGKDSLAAQGKRRYDRKQSGYGGQTKPVFHKKAKTTKKIVLRLQCQGCKHVSQHPIKRCKHFEIGGDKKGKGTSLF